The DNA region CGTCATCGGTCGCCGAGACGGTGACCGTCGCCTGACCGATGTACGCGCCGTCGGCGTTCTTGTCGCCGTCCACCTTCGCCGAGGTGCCGGGCGCCGTGGTGTCCTCACCGCCGCCGTCCTCGGTCACGGTGAGGATGCCCTGCATCGCCTCGTGCCCCGGCATGGTGCAGTGGTAGAAATACCGGCCGGGGGTGAGCGTGACCTCGGCGGTGTGTTTGCCGCCCTGGTCGTCGCCCGGGTTGGCCAGGATGTTCAGCGTGACGTCGTTGTTGAACTCCGGGTCCGAGACGCTGAACGTGAGGGTGTGCGGCATCCCTGTGGTGTTGCCGGTTGCCGCGCTGTTCTCGAAGACGATGGTCGCCTTGCCGGCCACCGCGGTCTTCGGGGCGGACAGATAGTGGTCGATGGGGTCGCCCGCGGTCCAGGTGAGGACCTGATCGGCCGCCGCATCGGCGGGGGGCGCCGTACGGCCGTACGCCGCCGTCGAGGTCAGGCCCAGCACCATCAGGAACGAACCCAGCAGGGCGAGCCACAATCGGGCTGGACGGTACCGCTTTCGGGAGAGGACCGGACGATGTCTCACCGCACTGCCGCCTTCCTGGCCAGATCCTCGGCGGCCGGGGTCGGACCGCCGCCCTTGTACGTCACACGCCACAGCGCGGACTTGGAGTCGGAGGTGAAGAAGCCGCGCCCGTAGTCCAGGACGTACAGCGAACCGTCCGGGGCGAACCTCCAGTCCATCAGGTTGCGGATGCCGTCGGCCCCGACCGGGATGATCTTCCGCAGGGATTCGGCGTGGGTGGGCAGACCGCCCTTGCCGACCGTCTTCGGGTCGGTGAGCACGGCGTGCCGGGGCTGGGTGTCGTCGTAGAAGTCACCGACGAACCACTTGCCGTCCCAGTAGGAGGGCCACTTGTCGGCGCTGGTGCTCGCCGCGTCGTACCGGTAGACCGGGCCGTTCATCGTGGCCTGGCCGCCGCCCTTGAGCCACGGCAGCAGCTGCTTCTGGTCCTCGACCTTGTAGCTCGGGATGCCGTTCGCGTCGCGCGGGTAGTCCACGCCACCGCCCTGCGGCGAGTACCAGATGGTGTTGGAGGTGACCGGCGGCAGATTCACCAGGCCGTCGTTGTTCGGCGACTCGTTCTTCGGGTGATCGCAGTCGTACCAGCCGAGCGGCTTGGTGGGGTCCGGCAGACTACGGTCCCGGTAGGGCTGCTTGTTGCCCATGCAGTACGGCCAGCCGTGGTTGCCCGCCTTCGTGATCGCGGCGAACGTGTCGTACTTGGCCGGGCCCCAGGTGGTGGAGGGCGAGCCCGCGTCGGGGCCGACCCAGCCCGCGTACAGCGTGTCGGTCGACTTGTCGACGGAGATCCGGGCCGGGTTGCGTACGCCCATCACATAGATCTCGCCCCGCGTCTTGCCACCGCCCTCGTCGGGCTCCTTGCCGGTGAAGAGGTTGCCCCCGGGCAGCGTGTAGGTGCCGTCGTCCTCCGGGTGGATCCGCAGGATCTTCCCGTTGAGGTTGTTCGTGTTGCCCGCGGTGCGGCGGGCATCGGCGAACGAGACGCCCTTGTAGTTCGGCTGCGGGTTGTTCCCGGAGTAACCGTCGCTGAAGCCGGAGGAGTTGTTGTCACCGGTCGCGATGTACAGATTGCCCTTGGAGTCCCAGGCCATCCCGCCGCCCGCGTGGCAGCAGCTGTGGACCTGGACGGGCCAGTTGAGCAGCACCTTCTCCGAGGACAGATCCAGCTTGTTCGTGGACAGGTCCAGGGTGAAGCGGGAGACCTGGCGTACCGCCATCTGCTTGTCGCGGTCCAGCTTCGAGTGCGGGGTGTAGTGCAGATACACCCAGCCGTTCTTCTCGAAGTCCGGGTCCAGTTCGATGCCGAGCAGCCCTTCCTCGACCTTGATCAGCTCGTCGCCGCCGCCCTTGTTGCCGAAGATCGTCAACTCACCCGCGAGGGTGACCTTCTTGGTCTTCGGGTCGTAGACATGGATCTGCCCCAGACCCTTGCCGATGTCCGGGTCGTTCCAGTCGGTGACGACCGGCCTGCTGCTGTCGGCGCCGCCGCGCCCGATGTACAGCACGCGTCCGTCGGGGGCGGTGACCAGTCCGTGCGGCTCGCCGATCTGGTCGTTCCGGCCCGGCTGGTTGGGCTGGGTGACGCGCTCGGCCTTGTAGTTGGAGTCGATCGTCGCCTTGCAGTCGGCCTGCGAGATCCGGGTCGTCCAGTTCAGCGCGCCGCGCAGATGGTCGCGGAAGTCGGTCTCCGCGAAGCTGTCGACCGTACCGCCCATCGCCGTGTAGAAGGACCGGCCGCCGTCGTAGTCGCGGCACCAGGAGACCGGGTGGTCCCAGCCGTTGGCACTCGCGCCCGGCTTGTAGGTGATCTCGCGGACGCGGGCCACGGTGTGCACATCGCCGGACGGGTTCTTCGTCCAGTTCAGCCACTTGTCGGGGCGCTTCCACTCCAGCGGGAGGTTCTTGGTCGCCGGATGCTGCCGGTCGCCGATCTCCACCGTGGCGCGCTGCACGGAGGCCGGGCTGTTCGCCGCCGGGCGGGCGCCGACCAGGCCGGTGAACCAGTCCGAGTACGGCTCGGTGCGCGCGGCGTCATGGATGCCGAGGAAGCCGCCGCCGGCCTCCATGTACGCCTCCAGGCCGGCCTCCTGCTCCGGGTCGAGGACATCGCCGCCGCCGGTCAGGAAGACGACGGCGTTGTACTTGCCGAGCTGCTTGCCGTTGGTGAAGACCGCGGGGTCGTCGGTGGCGACGGTCCTGAACCGGCCGGCCTCCGGGCCGGTGAGGCCGATCTTCTCGATCGCCGCGATCCCGGCGTCGACCGTCGGGGACTCATCGGTGGCGGAGGCATGGAACACCAGCACCTTGACGTTGGCACCGCCCGGCGGCGACGGCAGGGACAACGTTGTCGCCAGGGAGCCGGGCGGCTCCGGATAGGGCCTGGCCTCAGCCGTGTTGGCGCCGAGCAGGGAAGCGGTCAGTGCGCCGGCCGCGAGGCCCGCCGCGAGTCCGCGTCGCGATCTGGACCTGTGATGTGGTGCGCGCTGCATGTGGTCACCCACCCCTCTTTGGTCACTGCAACAGCGCATGAAGCTAGACCTCTTTTCGTGGTCCGCCAATAGCCATGGCGGCAATTGCACGAACTTTGTCCTGGCTGTGGATAAACGGAGATCCTCCGGCTACGGTGTGGGCCGTCCGGGGCGAGTCGACGCTCCAAATTCCTTGGCGCAGTGGGGAGTTCGGCATGGACAGAAGGAGCTTCAACCGGCGGATGCTGGTCGGCGGCGGGGTGGCGGCCGCGACCGGCCTGACATCGTTGTCCCTCGGTTCGATCGAGGCCAACTCGGCGGAGCCCGCGCTCGACACCGCCCCGGCGGGCGGTGCGGTCCGCCATCTCAAGCTGTACGCCGAGAAGCTGGCGGACGGTCGGATGGGGTACGGGCTGGAGAAGGGGAAGGCGTCCGTCCCGGGGCCGCTCATCGAGATCAACGAGGGCGACACCCTGCACATCGAGTTCGAGAACACGACGGATGTGCCGGTCAGTCTCCATGCGCACGGCGTCGACTACGACATCGCGAGCGACGGCACCCGGATGAACAAGAGCATCGTCGAACCGGGCGGGACCCGTACGTACACCTGGCGCACCCATGCCCCCGGCCGGCGCAAGGACGGCACCTGGCGGCCGGGCAGCGCGGGCTACTGGCACTACCACGACCATGTCGTCGGCACGGATCACGGCACCGGCGGCATCCGCAAGGGCCTCTACGGCCCGCTCGTCGTCCGGCGCAAGGGCGACATCCTGCCGGACAAGACGATCACGATCGTCTTCAACGACATGACGATCAACAACAAACCGGCCCACGAGAGCCCGAACTTCGAGGCCACGGTGGGGGACCGGCTCGAAGTCGTCATGATCACGCACGGCGAGTACTACCACACGTTCCACATCCACGGTCATCGCTGGGCGGACAACCGGACCGGCCTGCTCACCGGCCCCGACGACCCGAGCCGGGTCATCGACACGAAGATCGTCGGACCGGCGGACTCCTTCGGCTTCCAGGTCATCGCGGGCGAACACGTGGGCGCGGGCGCCTGGATGTACCACTGCCATGTGCAGAGCCACTCCGACATGGGCATGGCCGGACTGCTGCTGGTCGCCAAGCCGGACGGCACCGTGCCGGGGTACGACCCGCACCATGTGATGGACCACGGCAAAGCGGCGCCGGGAAGCTCGGCGAAGGACACGGCCGCGCACGACACGGCGGCACACGGCTCCTGACACCGCCGGTCGGCAGGACCTGAAGCCGTCGGGCCCGCACGTCCTGACGGCGTCAGCTCCCCGGCATCTCCCGGGCGGCCCTGTCCGCCTCTTCCACCATGTCCGCCCCGTCCGCCCCGTCCGCCTCGGTCGTCGCGGCCGTTCCGGCTCTTCCGGTCGCGAGGCGCAACTGTTCCTCCTCGACGATGCGCCGGGCCAACGCCCCGTCCGACACATCCACGGCATCCGGCGTCGTCTCGGCGACGTCGCTGCGTCGCGCGTACAGGTCGAACAGCCGCTCCTTGCGGGCCAGGATGTCCAGCATCCGTTCGTCGACGCTGTCGGCCGCGAGGAGCCGGTGCACCTGGACGGTCCGTATCTGACCCATCCGATGGGCGCGGGCCACCGCCTGGTGCTCCATCGTCGGCTTGATCTGCGGTTCGCAGATGATGACGACCGACGCCGACTGCATGTTCAGTCCGACTCCGCCCGCCTGGATCTGGCTGAGCAGAACGGCATGGCCGTCCATGGCACCGAAATCGTCGATCAGCCGCTGGCGGCGGGCGGCCGACAGGCTCCCCGAGAGCGGGCCGAACGCGGGTGATTCCAGGGCCTGTCCGACCGTGTGGAGCACATCGCGGAAGTAGGAGAACACCACGACCTTCAGGCCGTTGTCCGCGGCCTCGGCCACCAGCTCGCGCAGCCGGTTCAGCTTCGCGGACGTGGCGGGCCGGGCATACGCGGCCCGGCGCATCCGCATGAACTGCCCCGCGCTCACCGCCTCGCGGTAGGCATCGAGATCGCCCGCGCTGAACTCCTCCCACTCGTCGACCTGTACCAGCGCCGGGAGTTCGGTCAGCACATCCACCTGGTTGCGCCGCAGATAGGCCGGGGCGACCGCTCTGCGGAAGGCGAGCGAACCGGCGGCGCCATGGGGGGTGTGTATCGAGGGGGCCAGTTCCGGCTGGAGATGACGGACCAGGCTGCGGAACTCCTCGACGCGGTTCTCCATGGGCGTGCCGGTCAGGAACAGCACCCGCTCGGTGTGTTGTGTCCAGCCGGACACGGCCTGGGAGCGGCGGGTGGCGGGGTTCTTGACGTAGTGGGCCTCGTCGACCACCAGCATGCCGGGCCGCAGGCCGCAGTCCGCGGCGGCCGGCAGCGTGTGCAGGGCGTCGAACGTGGTGAGGGCAACCCCTCCGCCGCGATGCCATTCACCAAAGGCCGACTGCCGCTCGGGGCCGTGCACCGGCAGGGTGCGCAGGGTGGAGCGGGCGCGGATCTCGCGCGCCCAGTTGATCAGCACGCTCGCCGGGCAGACCACCAGGAAGTGCGTCTCGCCCCGCGCCGACAGATGCGCGAGCGCGGCGATGGCCTGCACGGTCTTGCCGAGCCCCATCTCGTCACCGAGGATCACCCGCTTCTGCGCGAGCGCGAACCGCGCGCCGAACGACTGGTAGCCGCGCAGCGAGACCCGCAGATGGGCGTCGTCCAGCCGCAGACCGCGCACCCGGTCCGCCATCCCGGACGGCAGGAACCCCTCGGCCGCGTCCCGGTCCGGGCCGGTGCCGGACATCTCGGCGAGCAGGCTGTAGTACTCGGCGGAGCGCAGCTCGAAATCCACCCACGCCGCGACATCCGACTCCGCGTCCCGCAGCAGATCGACCGAGACCTGCCCGAACAGCAGGGGCAGCTCGCGCCCCTCCGCCTCGGCGACGGCGGTCCGCACCTCGGCGACGGCCTCCAGCGCCCGGGAGCGGGCCTCCCGCCCGGTGAACAGCATGCGCAGCCGACCGCGCGCGGGTCCCGCGGCCGCCAGCAGGGGTTCGAGGTGCCCGACGAGCCGGCCCGCCGCATCCACGGCCCGCCGGACGTCGGGACCCGCGTCGACCAGCCGGTGCAGTGCGACGACCAGCGCGGTCATGGCGTCGTCCGGGGCATCGACATCTATCCGGATCGCGACCGTGTCCCGTACCGCGTGGGCGATCTGCCCGGCCGCGGCCAGCACCTGGTCGGCGGTCTGCGCGCCGACCCCGGGGATCTGGCGCAGCTCGTAGCGGTTGGCCTCGTGGACCTGGCCTACGGTGGTGAAACCGGCCTGCTCGACCGCGCCCAGCCGCAGCCTGCCCTCGGTGACGTCCTTGAGCCTGGAGGCCGGGATGGCGGCGAGCTCCCGGCTCACGAGGGAGTCGAGCAGCGGCTTCAGCGCGGTGTGCACGGCCTCGGCGGCGCGGGCGTGATCGGCCCGCACGGCGCGCGCGGTCTCCAGCAGCCCTTCGGCCCGCGCCAGCAGCTCCCGGGCGGCCCTTCCCGTGGGCGTTCCGTCCTCCGTCGCTCCGGCCTGTGTCATGTACGTCCCTCTGTCCGCGCAGCCCGGCTGCCGCCCTGCCCGGCTCCTGCCCCGGACGATTCCTATCGTGCCACGCGGCACCGACAGCCCCGGCGGCTCAGGGCGTGGGCGGCCGGCGCTCAGCCGGGGAGAGCAACAGGACCTCCAGGGCCCGTGCGCAGGAGCGGGCCTGTGCCAGGAACCAGTCGGTGCGCGCGTCCGTGATCACGGACGGCGTGGCCCGGACCGCCAGGGCGAAGCGGGCATGACCGGCGCCGTCCAGGACCGGGACCGCCAGGGTCCGTACCCCGTGGGCCGACTCGCCGTCGTTGAGCGCGTAGGCGTCGGACCGAACCTTCGCCAACTCGGCCTCCAGTGCCGCCGGTTCGACGATCGTACGGTCGGTGAACGCGGGCAGCGGAGGCAGCGAGGACGGCCCGCCCTCGCCCGGCCGGGCCCAGGCCAGCAGGACCTTGCCGAGCGCGGTGGAGTGCAGCGGTCTGCGCAGCCCCACCTTCGGCGTGACCGAACCGCCCGCGACGATCACCGCATGGGGGCCGCTGCGCAGCGCCAGGTCGGCCGTGGCGCCGGTGCGCTCGGCGAGATCGGTCAGCTCGGGGGCGGCCAGATGCAGGCCCCGCTGGTGGTACGAGAGCCTGCCGAGCTCGGTCACGGCGGGTCCCAGCCGGTAGCGGGACGTACGGGCGTCCTGCTCCAGGAAGCCCGCGCCGAGCAGCGTGCGGGCCAGGCGGTGTGCCGTGGAGGCGGAGAGTCCCAGGCGGCGGGCGAGGTCGGAGGCGCTGAGGTCGGGGCCGTTGTCGTGGAAACAGTGCAGTACGTCCAGGGCGCGCTGTACCGCCTGCGCTCCACCGGGAGTACGCACTGCCGCGGCCTCGGTCATATCGGTCCACTCTCCGCTCGTGAGGGGTTTGCAGGGCATGTGGTTGCCACATTACGGGAGTTGAGAAGTGTGGACTCCAGGTTCGGAAACACTCCGTTCATACTCAATCCCACATGATGGGAAGCGAGTTGTGGGCCGGTTCGAGTCCGTGGCAGTCTGCAGCACGTCAGCACCGATGAGCAGAAGGGAGCAGTGCCATGGCCGGTCGCCGCATCGCGACTCCAGACCATGCCGCTCCGGTCCTGCTCGCCCTGACGCTGCGCCGTCACATCGACCTGGCGCGGGTCTCCAGCGCCGCCTGTCGCTGACCGCTTCCTCTTCCCCTTCGCGTTTCCCTTTCCTCTCCGCCGCGTTCCGGCGCGGCCGGGGCCTTCGGCCGTACCCGGTGTCCGCATCCCGGCGTACGCGCCGCGACACCCTCCGCTTCGCCGACCCCTCGGGAAGACCCCATGACGCACGCCGTCCTGCCCAGAACCCTCTGGTTCACCCGCTGTCCCGTCCCCACCGCGACCGGCATCGCCGCCGACCGCCGGTGGCTCACCGAAGAGTTCGCCCCCGACGGCATCACGGTGCGGTCCCTCCAGGACGCCGCACCCGGTGCCGACCGGGCCGCCCACTTCACCCACGCCCTGCCGGGCCTGTTCCGCGAGGGCGGCAACGTGCCCGCCCTGTGGGCCCGTTCGCGCGGGGAGCGGACCCGGCTGATCGGTCTCACCTGGATCGAGGAACGGCAGGCGGTGCTCGTCGGTCCCGGCTCCGGAATCCGGGGCGTCGAGGCCCTGCGCGGGCTGCGGCTCGCCGTTCCCTTGCACGACATCGCCATCGACTTCTGGCGGGCCATGGCCCTGCGCGGCTTCGAGGGCGCGCTCGCCGCCGCCGGACTCGCGCTGGACGATGCCACGCTCGTCGACGTACCCGCCGCCGAACACCGGGGCCAGTGGGCCGCCGAGCTGGCGGCGCTGCGGCGCGGTGACGTCGACGCGGTGTACGTGAAGGGTGCGCCGGCCGTCGAGGCCGCCCGGCGGGCCGGTGCGGAGGTCGCCGTCGAACTCGACGAGCTGGCCGACCGCCGCTTCCGCGTCAACAACGGCACCCCGCGCCCCATCACCGTCCACCGGGAGCTCCTCGAGGACCACCCCGGCCTCGTCGACCGCTTCCTCGCCGTCCTGCTCAGGGCCGCCGACTGGGCCACCGAACAGCCCGCCGAGGTCGCCCGGATCCTCGGCGCCGAGACCGGCGCGGGCGCCGACTCAGTCGCCGGGGCCTACCGGCCGGGCACCCATCTGGCCCTCCACCCCGACCTCTCCCCGGACCGCCTGGCCCTGCTCGCCGAGCAGGAGGCCGGGCTGCGCGCCCACGGCTTCCTGCCCGAACCCGTCGACATCGCGGCCTGGGCCGACCCCGAACCGCTGCGCCGCGCCACCGCACTGGCCGCCTCCCGTCCCGCCCACCGCGCTTCTGCCCCTGAGTTGTGAGGACCCCCGACACCATGAACCTTCCCCGACCACTGCGCACGGCCGCCGCCCCCGCGCTCCTCATGGCCACCGCACTCCTCGCCCTCACCGCCTGCGGACCGTCCGAGGCCGACAGCGGCGGTTCCGGTGCCAAGGGCACGGTGGACATCCGCATCCCCGACCCCGGCAACTCCGGTGTACTCGCCCTCGGCAAGAAGGACGGCAGCCTCGACAAGGCGCTCGCCAAGGCCGGCGCCAAGGTGCGCTGGACCGGCAGCGCGGGCCCCTTCGCCCCGGCCGCCCAGGCGATGAACGCCGACCAGCTCGACATCGCCACCGGCTCCATCACCTCCGGCATCACCTCGCTCGCCCAGCGCCCCGGCTTCAAGTTCTTCACCGCGGTCGACCCGGACGCGGTCGGCGAGGGCATCCTCGTCAAGAACGGTTCCGGCATCGGATCGGTCAAGGACCTGGTCGGCAAGAAGGTCGCCGTCAACCAGGGCGGCACCGGCGAGTACCTGCTGTTGAAGGCACTCGCCAAGGCCGGCATCCCGGCCGACAAGGTCAAGCGGGTCTATCTGCGGCCCGACCAGACAGCCGCCGTCTTCAATGCGGGCAAGGTCGACGCCTGGGCCGTCTGGGCGACGTACGCCGTTGCCGAGATCGGCAGCGGCAAGGCGCACTTCGTCGCCGACGGCGCCGCGATCGGCTCCGACAACTACAGCCTCAACGCCGTGCGCACCGGCTTCGCCGAGCAGCACCCCGGAATCGTCAAGGCGCTCTACCAGTACCTCCACGACGCCAGCGCCAAGGAGAAGCAGAACCCGGCCGCGTACCTCAACGTCTTCACGGACGTCGGACCGACCGCCGTCACCGGCAGGGCGAAGGAGGTCCAGACCGAATTCACCCGCAAGGGCGGCACGGTCGACCCCATCGGAGCCGAGGACATCAAACGCTTCGAGGACGTCGCCGGCTTCTACGCCGAGCAGAAGGTCACCACGGACAAGGTCGACGTCGCCGCCCACCTCCTCGACATCGAGAAGCTGAAATGAGCGACACCAGCCTGCACCCGGGCCTCGTCCGGCCCCGCCCCCAGCGGCGCAGGGCCCGCAGCCGTACCTACTCCGCCACTGTCCGGACGCTCGGCCCCGTCGCCCTCCTCGTCCTGTGGTGGGCGGCATCCGCCACCGGCGTCCTCACCCCCGACGTACTCGCCTCGCCCGCCGAAGTGCTGCGCGCGGTAGGGGAGTTGTGGGGCAACGGGCAACTGCCCGACGCGCTCACCACCTCCCTCACCCGCTCCGGACTCGGCCTCCTCATCGGACTCGCCGCCGGACTGGTCCTCGGCATCACCACCGGATTCACCCGTCTCGGCGACGAACTCCTCGACTCCTCCATCCAGACCCTGCGCACCATCCCGTTCCTCTCCCTGGTGCCCCTGTTCATGGTCTGGTTCGGGATCAACGAGACCGCGAAGATCCTCCTGATCGCCGTCGCCACCACCTTCCCGATGTACGTGTCCACGTCGAGCGGGGTGCGCAACACCGATCCCAAACTCATCGAGGCCATGCGCAGCTTCGGCATGGGCCGGTTCGCCCTCGTACGCGAAGTCGTCCTTCCGGGAGCCCTGCCGTCCCTGCTCGCCGGGCTGCGGCTCTCCATGACACTCAGCGTCATCGCCCTGATCGCCGCCGAGGAGATCAACGCCACGGCCGGCATCGGCTATCTGATGTCCCAGGCACAGAGCTACGCCCGTACCGACATCCTCGCCGTCTGCATCCTCGTCTACGGGCTGCTCGGCCTCACCGCCGACATCGTCGTACGGCTGCTGGAACGCGTACTGATGCCCTGGCGCACCCCACAGGGAGCCACCCGATGACCGACCGGACTCCTCAACCAGCGGTACGGGTACGCGGACTGCGCCGCGAGTTCGGCGACCGCGCCGTACTCGACGGACTCCGACTCGACATCGCGCGGGGCGAGTTCGTCGCCCTGCTCGGCACGAGCGGAAGCGGCAAGACCACCCTTCTGCGCATCCTGGGCGCACTCGACGGTGCCGACGGGGGAGAGGTCCTCGTCCCCGAGGCCCGCACCGTCGTCTTCCAGGAACCCCGCCTCGTACCGTCGAAGAAGGTCCTCGCCAATGTGACGGTGGCCCTGCCGCGAGGCCGCTCCGAGCAGGGGCTGCGGGCCCTTGCCGAAGTCGGCCTCGAACGGCACGCCGACGCCTGGCCCGCCACCCTCTCCGGCGGCGAGGCACAGCGCGTCGCCCTCGCCCGCGCCCTGGTCCGCGAACCCGAACTGCTCCTGCTCGACGAGCCGTTCGCCGCACTCGACGCCCTGACCCGGCTCCGGATGCAGGACCTGGTGGGGGAGCTGTGCCGCAAGCACCGGCCCGCCGTCCTCCTCGTCACCCACGACGTGGACGAAGCCGTACGGCTCGCCGACCGCGTCGCCGTCCTGCGCGACGGCCGGCTCGTCACCGATGAACCGGTCACCGTCGACCGGCCGCGCGAGCCCGGCGACCCCGCGTTCGCAGCCCTGCGCCGACGGCTCCTCGACGACCTGGAGACGACCCCGCACCCCGCAAAGACCCCTGAACGTACCGAAGTCGGAGTGATCTGAATGACCATCACCATCGGTGTGCACAGCAGCAACCCGTCCCTCTACCACCTGTACCACCTCTCCCGGCTCGGCCTCGCCCAGGAGGAACTGGCCCCGCTCGGCGAGAGCGTCGTCTTCCACCCGTACACCAACGGCGTCCGCACCGGCGAACTCCTCAGCCGGGGCGTCATCGACTTCGGCGGCACCGGCTCCACGCCGCCGGTCACCGCCCAGGCCGCCGGTCACGACATCGTCTACACCGCCGTCTCCGCCCCGCGCCCCGAACACGGCGCGCTCCTCGTCCCCGAGGACAGCCCCGTGCACACGGTCGCCGACCTCAAGGGCGCCGCCGTCCACCTCGCGATCGGCTCCTGGCAGACCCACCTCATCGCCAAGGCGCTCGACGACGCCGGGCTCTCCTACGCCGACGACATCACCGCCGTCCGCGGCGACGACAACAGCGAGGAACTGCTGCGCACCGGCGCCATCGCCGCCTGGGTGGCCCAGGGCGCCCAGCTCGCCGCGGCCCGCCGCACCGGCGGACTGCGCACCCTCGTCCGCACCGGCGACGTCATCACCGACCGCTCCGTCTTCTTCGCCCGCCGCGACCTGGCCGAGAGCCGCCCCGAGGTCATCGAGGCGCTCACCCGCGCCCTCCAGCGCGCCGACGACTGGGCGGCGGCCCACCCCCGCCAGGCGGCCGAGATCGCCGCCGCCGACCTCGGCGGATCCGCCGACGACTGGGAGACCGCGCTGCGCACCCTGCCCTGGAGGATCGAGCCCGTCACCGACGCCTTCATCGCCGAGCAGCAGGAAGCGGCCGACATCTTCCACCGCACCGGCCTCATCGACCGCCCGGTCACCGTCGCCCACGCCCTGGCCGGTGCCGGCGCGGACCAGGCGGCGTGACGACATGGCGACCGAAGTCCTCTGGTACGTCATCCCGCGCGAAGGCGCCTACCCCTGGGAGCCCGAAGGGCGGCGCCCGGTCGACCTCGGCTACCTCGCCCAGCTCGCGGGCACGGTCGAACGCCTCGGCTACAACGGTGCGCTGCTCGCCACCGACCTGTACGACGTCTGGCCGCTCGGCAGCGCGCTGGCCGCCTCCACCAGCACCGCGTTCAAGCCCCTGCTGGCCGTCCACCCCGGTCTGATCTCGCCCACCCTGCTCGCCAAGATGGCCCTCAGCTTCGACAACCTCTTCGGCGGCCGGCTCCGCTTCAACGTCGTCAACGGCTCGACGAAGTCCCTCCAGGAGTACGGACTCCACGTGGAGCACGACGAGAGGTACGAACTCAGCGCCGAGTACTGGTCGATCGTGAAGCGGCTCACGGCCGGTGAGGTCTTCGACCACAAGGGCCGCTTCTACGACCTGAAGAACGCGGGCGCGTCCTTCCAGGAGCTGAGACCGGTCCAGGAATCGCACATCCCGCTCTGGTTCGGCGGCTCGTCCGACCCCGGGATCGAGATGGCGGCCGAGCACGTCGACGTCTTCCTCACCTGGGGCGAACCCCCGCACCTGCTCAAGGAGAAGCTGGACAGGGTCAGGGCGCGGGCCGCCGCGTACGGCCGCACGCTCAGGATCGGGCTTCGCCTCCACCTCATCGTCCGCGACACGGAGGACGAGGCATGGGCGGCGGCCGACCGGCTCCTCGACGTGACGAGCGACGCGACGTACGCCCGGCAGCTCGGCGACCGGGCGGGGGAGGACGGAGTGGGCTGGCAGCGGCAGTTCCGCCAGCACGGCGGCAGGGTCCCCGCGCACGCCCGGGAGCTGGAGGTGCACCCCAACATGTGGCCGGGCATGAGCCTGTTCCGCCCGGGGCCGGGTACGGCCGTCGTCGGCTCGACGGCCCAGGTCGTCGAGCGCCTCAAGGAGTTCGAGGAGCTGGGCGTCGACACCTTCATCCTCTCCGGCAACCCGCTGCTGGAGGAGGCCTACCGGGTGGCGGAGACGGTGCTTCCGGCGCTGGGCGTCACCCGCTGACCGGCCGGGAGGGGCGAGGAGCACCGAAGCGTGCCCCTGCCCCTCCCGTCGACCGGGCGCCGCTCAGCGGGAGAAACGATGCGTGCCGGAGCCGACGGTGAAGACGGCGCAGCCGTCCTCCATCCGCAGGAACCGCGCCGAGCCGTGCGACACGTCCGTCGCGGCGACCGCCGCTATCCACACCTCGGCGGTGGTGTTGACGGGCAGCGAGACCTCCAGCCGGAAGGTGCCCGAGGCTGTGCTCCAGTGGGTTCCGACCGGCCCGTACGGCGAGTCGAAGCGGGCACGCGCCTCGTTCACCCCGC from Streptomyces sp. NBC_01591 includes:
- a CDS encoding multicopper oxidase domain-containing protein is translated as MDRRSFNRRMLVGGGVAAATGLTSLSLGSIEANSAEPALDTAPAGGAVRHLKLYAEKLADGRMGYGLEKGKASVPGPLIEINEGDTLHIEFENTTDVPVSLHAHGVDYDIASDGTRMNKSIVEPGGTRTYTWRTHAPGRRKDGTWRPGSAGYWHYHDHVVGTDHGTGGIRKGLYGPLVVRRKGDILPDKTITIVFNDMTINNKPAHESPNFEATVGDRLEVVMITHGEYYHTFHIHGHRWADNRTGLLTGPDDPSRVIDTKIVGPADSFGFQVIAGEHVGAGAWMYHCHVQSHSDMGMAGLLLVAKPDGTVPGYDPHHVMDHGKAAPGSSAKDTAAHDTAAHGS
- a CDS encoding DEAD/DEAH box helicase, with protein sequence MTQAGATEDGTPTGRAARELLARAEGLLETARAVRADHARAAEAVHTALKPLLDSLVSRELAAIPASRLKDVTEGRLRLGAVEQAGFTTVGQVHEANRYELRQIPGVGAQTADQVLAAAGQIAHAVRDTVAIRIDVDAPDDAMTALVVALHRLVDAGPDVRRAVDAAGRLVGHLEPLLAAAGPARGRLRMLFTGREARSRALEAVAEVRTAVAEAEGRELPLLFGQVSVDLLRDAESDVAAWVDFELRSAEYYSLLAEMSGTGPDRDAAEGFLPSGMADRVRGLRLDDAHLRVSLRGYQSFGARFALAQKRVILGDEMGLGKTVQAIAALAHLSARGETHFLVVCPASVLINWAREIRARSTLRTLPVHGPERQSAFGEWHRGGGVALTTFDALHTLPAAADCGLRPGMLVVDEAHYVKNPATRRSQAVSGWTQHTERVLFLTGTPMENRVEEFRSLVRHLQPELAPSIHTPHGAAGSLAFRRAVAPAYLRRNQVDVLTELPALVQVDEWEEFSAGDLDAYREAVSAGQFMRMRRAAYARPATSAKLNRLRELVAEAADNGLKVVVFSYFRDVLHTVGQALESPAFGPLSGSLSAARRQRLIDDFGAMDGHAVLLSQIQAGGVGLNMQSASVVIICEPQIKPTMEHQAVARAHRMGQIRTVQVHRLLAADSVDERMLDILARKERLFDLYARRSDVAETTPDAVDVSDGALARRIVEEEQLRLATGRAGTAATTEADGADGADMVEEADRAAREMPGS
- a CDS encoding ThuA domain-containing protein, producing the protein MQRAPHHRSRSRRGLAAGLAAGALTASLLGANTAEARPYPEPPGSLATTLSLPSPPGGANVKVLVFHASATDESPTVDAGIAAIEKIGLTGPEAGRFRTVATDDPAVFTNGKQLGKYNAVVFLTGGGDVLDPEQEAGLEAYMEAGGGFLGIHDAARTEPYSDWFTGLVGARPAANSPASVQRATVEIGDRQHPATKNLPLEWKRPDKWLNWTKNPSGDVHTVARVREITYKPGASANGWDHPVSWCRDYDGGRSFYTAMGGTVDSFAETDFRDHLRGALNWTTRISQADCKATIDSNYKAERVTQPNQPGRNDQIGEPHGLVTAPDGRVLYIGRGGADSSRPVVTDWNDPDIGKGLGQIHVYDPKTKKVTLAGELTIFGNKGGGDELIKVEEGLLGIELDPDFEKNGWVYLHYTPHSKLDRDKQMAVRQVSRFTLDLSTNKLDLSSEKVLLNWPVQVHSCCHAGGGMAWDSKGNLYIATGDNNSSGFSDGYSGNNPQPNYKGVSFADARRTAGNTNNLNGKILRIHPEDDGTYTLPGGNLFTGKEPDEGGGKTRGEIYVMGVRNPARISVDKSTDTLYAGWVGPDAGSPSTTWGPAKYDTFAAITKAGNHGWPYCMGNKQPYRDRSLPDPTKPLGWYDCDHPKNESPNNDGLVNLPPVTSNTIWYSPQGGGVDYPRDANGIPSYKVEDQKQLLPWLKGGGQATMNGPVYRYDAASTSADKWPSYWDGKWFVGDFYDDTQPRHAVLTDPKTVGKGGLPTHAESLRKIIPVGADGIRNLMDWRFAPDGSLYVLDYGRGFFTSDSKSALWRVTYKGGGPTPAAEDLARKAAVR